The stretch of DNA TGCATCTTACATTTAGAGGCAGAACACATCATAGGCTGTAGTGCTGTATCACAAGATGTGTGCACCATTCATGTTCGATTCTATGGTCTTCAATGCATCTTGACCTTATCATACGCTCTTCAAAAGCCGCATCTGCTAAATTTTCCATTTTATTTTCCTCCCAAGATAGTGCTCATACATTGAATCATAATAACCCATCCCTCTCTTGTTTTATGAACAGCTTTTTCCTGACATAACCATCTTGAGTTCCATGAACAGGCACAAATACTTTCAAGAAGTTGATGCAAGACCCAAATAAAAGGCCTGGAAGAATAGGGTCGCACCACGTTCAGACCACATTTTGAGCAGCCCTCCAGAGCATGTTCAGCCTTTCTGATTGGTTATCGAATCATAATCGAGGAACGAAACACCGCTTTGGATGACAGAGATTCTTGGACTACCGCACCCATTTAAGCAGTCAATTTGGCTGGTCATGTTACACATTCTCCATCCACCATACTATGGAATACACTCTATACTGTAGTTTGTAAGTTAAAAAAATGGAGGCATGGCAAAGCCACTTGTGAGACAGGCTGCTTACATATCGTACGAAATTGTATTAACTTGTACATGGTAGTCTGAGTTCTAAAAGTAGCTGAAGTTTAGGAGTAATAAAGTAGCTGCAGTGTGGTTGTAACTTGTAACCCTGTAAAGAGAAATGGATAGTTACGTCTTTGTTTCTCCATTTTGTGAGACACAAAGGGGCAGTGTCGCATCTCATGATGAAAAGGAATGATTCCTAACGCAAAATGTCTATGTTGTCGTTGGCAGATGTGCGCCATTTATTTTGTGCCTGTGCTGTTCTCCGGTGAATGATTCTTATTCCTTTTGATGTATATATGCGGATCTTAATGAATTGGGCATTTCACATTTACTTGCTCAATTAAATGATGGCTCGTGAATCGTGATGAACCTACTTTGTTGAAGTTATATTCTTTTTTCTTTACTACAATTTGAGCATAGATGCAAGGATAAATTGGTGGGTCATTACTCATTTTATTTATCAAGATCCTGTTCTAGAAAAATTAACTTCATGATCATCAGTTCATCACTGTTACATTACTGGGTTCCTTTTTTTTCACATATTCCAACATTCACGATGTTCACAAGCGTTTGACAATGCAGCACAATGTTGTCTACCCTCACCATCTTGTCTCATTGCTCTTACGCCTATTACCTGCTACCTGCACCCTGAGAAGCTGAATCTTTCTCATTGCTGAATGCAAGTTCGTCTTCTCCAGCTTGTCCAGCACAAGATCAAATGTCTCCTCCTTCGGGGCAAAACCTTTCAACACCATCTCCTCCAAGAACAAGCAAGACTGCACAAGCTTCCCATTTCGGCACAGCCAGTTCACCAGCAACGTGTAGGTGCTGAAATCAGGGGTGATGTCCTTCCTGAACATATGGCATATCAGGAACAGAAGCGTCCTCACCCACTGCCTTCTGCAGCACAGCTTCAGCAAGGGGGTGTACGTCTTGATGTCCGGCTTGCATGACTGCTCCTCCATCTGAACCAATAGCTTCAGCGCATTCTCGGCGTGAGAGTGGTCACAGGCAGCAGAAATCAGGGTGTTGAACGTAGTCACGTTGGGTGATATACCAGTTCTGTGCATTTCTGCGACCACAAAATTTGCATCTAGAAACCTTCCAGCTCTGCCAAGTATGTATATCAGAGAGTTGTAGAATGAAGCATCTGGGGTGCATGCATCCTGCTTCACCTTCTCGAAAGTATCCAGAGCTTCTTGTGTTCTCCCAGCCTTCCCTAGCGCGTGCATCACAATTGTGTATGTGATGATATTTGGACGGCATCCTCTCCGCCGCATCTCACCCAAGATATTGTCAACTGTCTGAAAATCTTTCTCCATGCAGTATGCTTCTATGAGGCTTGTGTAAGTTACCACTGAAGGATTAAAACCATGCTCCTCCATTTCTTTCATTGTCTTGCGAGCCTCCTTCATCATCCTCGCTTTGCACCAGCCATGGACCAATGTGTTGAAGCTACTCTCGTCAGGAGGTATTGTCCCTGTCAACTGTTGGAAGGCACCCATGGCACGCTTCGCGCTCCTCTCCTTGCACAATGTGTCCAATAGCACATTCATGGCCTTTGTGTCCTTTGCCACCCCAAACTGGTCCATTTTGTGGAAAGCATCAATGGCGTCGCTCCATCGGTTGGCCCCACAGAGCCTCCTCATCACCTTTGTCATGGTCCCGAGCGACACCAAGCCCCCGACCTCGTGCATCTGGCTGATCAAACCACACATCAAATCGAACTGCTTGAACTTGCCAAGTATGTCCACCATCGAGTCATATGAATCGGCACAATGGCGGTAGCCATCCTGGGTGCCTGCCCACATGAAGAAGCCGAACGCGGCCACCCAATCGCTGCTGAACCTGTGCAGGATCTTGTCAACAAGGCGTCCTGACACCCTGACGTGGCAACAGTCCATGGCAATCACGATGGCTTCGGGAGATGCGAACCGGGAGCTCAGAATTCGGCTAACCTCATCGAGGTCAGCTTCAAACTCGGCTTCTTCATGGGATGCAGGACAGCCAGCGAGGATCGACAGAGGTCTGGTTCCACTACCAGTAGCAGTCTCTCTTCGCTCCTCCAAGGTTTCTGATTTGGCCGGGAGCACAAAGTCgtcatcgccgtcgccgccgaaccCGGCGCAAGGACCACCGTCGTCTGGGTTCTTGAACCAGTCGGGCAGGTCGAACCCCGCGGAAGAAAAGCACGACGCCACGCGCTTTCCACTGTGCAGCGCGAATCCTCGCAGAGGTTCGCCTGGAACCCGCAAACTCAGGCGCATGCTTCAGCGCGAAAACCAGGAGGCAAACCGTCGAGCACCTCGCGTGCGCAACCGAACCACGCTTTGAGGTAGAGTGGCGGACCCACCAATAGGCCAACTCCAAACACTTCTCCCAGAGATTCAATACCCAGCCTGCGACTTCCAGGCGATTTGTCGATCTCCTCCACCGAGGCAC from Panicum virgatum strain AP13 chromosome 9K, P.virgatum_v5, whole genome shotgun sequence encodes:
- the LOC120649789 gene encoding pentatricopeptide repeat-containing protein At3g22670, mitochondrial-like, with the translated sequence MRLSLRVPGEPLRGFALHSGKRVASCFSSAGFDLPDWFKNPDDGGPCAGFGGDGDDDFVLPAKSETLEERRETATGSGTRPLSILAGCPASHEEAEFEADLDEVSRILSSRFASPEAIVIAMDCCHVRVSGRLVDKILHRFSSDWVAAFGFFMWAGTQDGYRHCADSYDSMVDILGKFKQFDLMCGLISQMHEVGGLVSLGTMTKVMRRLCGANRWSDAIDAFHKMDQFGVAKDTKAMNVLLDTLCKERSAKRAMGAFQQLTGTIPPDESSFNTLVHGWCKARMMKEARKTMKEMEEHGFNPSVVTYTSLIEAYCMEKDFQTVDNILGEMRRRGCRPNIITYTIVMHALGKAGRTQEALDTFEKVKQDACTPDASFYNSLIYILGRAGRFLDANFVVAEMHRTGISPNVTTFNTLISAACDHSHAENALKLLVQMEEQSCKPDIKTYTPLLKLCCRRQWVRTLLFLICHMFRKDITPDFSTYTLLVNWLCRNGKLVQSCLFLEEMVLKGFAPKEETFDLVLDKLEKTNLHSAMRKIQLLRVQVAGNRRKSNETRW